A portion of the Oncorhynchus gorbuscha isolate QuinsamMale2020 ecotype Even-year linkage group LG19, OgorEven_v1.0, whole genome shotgun sequence genome contains these proteins:
- the LOC124005438 gene encoding sodium/potassium-transporting ATPase subunit alpha-3-like isoform X1 — MGYGRSDSYRVATSQDKDGKSSPSKKNKKGKDMDELKKEVPITEHKMSIEECCRKFNTDIVQGLTNAKAAEFLIRDGPNCLTPPPTTPEWIKFCRQLFGGFSILLWTGAILCFLAYAIQAATEDEPAGDNLYLGIVLSVVVVVTGCFSYFQEAKSSKIMESFKNMVPQQALVIREGEKMTINAEEVVAGDLVEVKGGDRIPADLRIVSAHGCKVDNSSLTGESEPQSRSPDCTHDNPLETRNVAFFSTNCVEGTARGIVVCTGDRTVMGRIATLTSGLESGKTPIAKEIEHFIHLITGVAVFLGITFFILAVCLGYTWLEAVIFLIGIIVANVPEGLLATVTVCLTLTAKRMAKKNCLVKNLEAVETLGSTSTICSDKTGTLTQNRMTVAHMWFDNQIHEADTTEDQSGASFDKTSASWAALARVAALCNRAVFKAGQDQLPILKRDTAGDASESALLKCIELSCGSVKQIREKNKKVAEIPFNSTNKYQLSVHETEDPNDNRYLLVMKGAPERILDRCTTIIIQGKEQPMDEEMKESFQNAYMELGGLGERVLGFCHLLMPEDQYPKGFAFDCDDVNFTTEGLCFVGLMSMIDPPRAAVPDAVGKCRSAGIKVIMVTGDHPITAKAIAKGVGIISEGNETVEDIASRLNIPVSQVNPRDAKACVIHGTDLKELSQDQMDDILRNHTEIVFARTSPQQKLIIVEGCQRLGAIVAVTGDGVNDSPALKKADIGVAMGISGSDVSKQAADMILLDDNFASIVTGVEEGRLIFDNLKKSIAYTLTSNIPEITPFLLFIIVNIPLPLGTITILCIDLGTDMVPAISLAYEAAESDIMKRQPRNPTRDKLVNERLISIAYGQIGMIQALGGFFSYFVILAENGFLPSILVGIRLNWDDRACNDLEDSYGQQWTYEQRKIVEFTCHTAFFVSIVVVQWADVIVCKTRRNSVFQQGMKNKILIFGLFEETALAAFLSYTPGMDVALRMFPLKPSWWFCAVPYSVLIFVYDEIRKLLIRRNPGGWVERETYY; from the exons TATGGGCGGTCGGACAGTTACCGCGTTGCTACCTCGCAGGATAAAGATGGCAAATCTTCTCCCAGCAAGAAGAACAAGAAGGGGAAGGACATGGATGAACTCAAGAAAGAAGTACCGATT ACGGAACACAAGATGTCCATAGAGGAGTGCTGCAGGAAGTTCAACACCGACATTGTCCAG GGTCTGACCAACGCCAAGGCGGCTGAGTTTCTGATCAGGGACGGTCCCAATTGCCTCACCCCTCCCCCGACCACCCCCGAGTGGATCAAGTTCTGTCGCCAGCTATTCGGTGGCTTCTCCATCCTGCTGTGGACCGGCGCCATCCTTTGTTTCCTGGCCTACGCCATCCAGGCCGCCACGGAGGACGAGCCGGCAGGAGACAAC ttgtACCTCGGTATCGTGCTCTCTGTAGTCGTCGTGGTCACCGGTTGTTTCTCCTACTTCCAGGAGGCCAAGAGCTCCAAAATCATGGAGTCCTTCAAGAACATGGTGCCCCAG CAAGCCTTGGTGATCCGTGAAGGCGAGAAGATGACGATCAACGCTGAGGAGGTGGTGGCAGGAGACCTGgtggaggtgaagggaggagacaggatcCCCGCCGACCTCAGAATCGTCTCTGCTCATGGCTGCAAG GTGGATAACTCCTCCCTGACTGGCGAATCAGAACCCCAGAGCAGGTCACCTGACTGTACCCATGACAACCCCCTGGAGACCCGCAATGTCGCTTTCTTCTCTACCAACTGCGTTGAAG gtacGGCGCGTGGCATCGTGGTGTGTACCGGCGACCGTACCGTTATGGGCCGTATCGCCACTCTCACCTCCGGGCTGGAGTCGGGCAAGACCCCCATCGCCAAGGAGATCGAGCACTTCATCCACCTGATCACAGGCGTGGCCGTGTTCCTGGGCATCACCTTCTTCATCCTGGCCGTCTGCCTGGGCTACACCTGGCTGGAGGCCGTCATCTTCCTCATCGGCATCATTGTGGCCAATGTCCCCGAGGGCTTGCTGGCTACTGTCACT gtgtgTCTGACTCTGACTGCCAAGCGTATGGCGAAGAAGAACTGCCTGGTCAAGAATCTGGAAGCTGTGGAGACCCTAGGCTCCACCTCCACCATCTGCTCCGACAAGACAGGCACCCTGACCCAGAACAGGATGACCGTGGCCCACATGTGGTTCGACAACCAAATCCACGAGGCTGACACCACAGAGGACCAGTCTG gtgccTCCTTTGACAAGACCTCAGCCTCATGGGCTGCCTTGGCTCGCGTCGCAGCTCTCTGCAACCGCGCCGTGTTCAAAGCCGGCCAGGACCAACTGCCCATCCTGAAGAGGGACACCGCTGGTGATGCCTCCGAGTCTGCCCTGCTCAAGTGTATCGAGCTGTCCTGTGGCTCTGTCAAACAAATAAGAGAGAAGAACAAGAAGGTGGCCGAGATCCCGTTCAACTCCACCAACAAGTACCAG CTGTCAGTTCACGAGACAGAGGATCCCAATGACAACCGCTACCTGCTAGTGATGAAGGGAGCCCCAGAGAGGATCCTGGACCGCTGCACCACGATCATCATCCAGGGCAAGGAGCAGCCCATGGACGAGGAGATGAAGGAATCCTTCCAGAACGCCTACATGGAGCTgggaggactgggagagagagtactcg GTTTCTGCCACCTGCTAATGCCAGAGGACCAGTACCCCAAGGGCTTTGCCTTCGACTGTGATGACGTTAACTTCACCACAGAGGGCCTGTGCTTCGTGGGCCTCATGTCCATGATTGACCCTCCCCGTGCCGCTGTGCCCGACGCTGTGGGCAAATGTCGTTCGGCTGGCATCAAAGTCATCATGGTGACAGGTGATCATCCAATCACTGCCAAGGCCATTGCTAAGGGCGTGGGCATCATCTCCGAGGGCAACGAGACAGTGGAGGACATCGCCTCTCGCCTCAATATCCCCGTCAGCCAGGTCAACCCAAG ggaTGCCAAGGCTTGTGTGATCCATGGTACAGACCTGAAGGAATTGTCTCAGGATCAAATGGATGACATCCTCAGAAACCACACTGAGATTGTCTTTGCCAGGACCTCCCCACAGCAGAAACTCATCATCGTAGAGGGCTGCCAGCgactg GGTGCCATCGTGGCTGTGACAGGTGACGGTGTGAACGACTCTCCTGCCCTGAAGAAGGCTGACATCGGCGTTGCCATGGGAATCTCCGGCTCTGACGTATCCAAGCAGGCCGCTGACATGATCCTGCTGGACGACAACTTTGCCTCCATCGTCACCGGAGTAGAAGAGG GTCGTCTGATCTTTGATAACCTGAAGAAGTCCATTGCATATACCCTGACCAGTAACATCCCTGAGATCAcacccttcctcctcttcatcatcgtCAACATCCCCCTACCCCTGGGTACCATCACCATCCTCTGTATCGACCTGGGAACTGACATg GTGCCCGCCATCTCCCTGGCCTATGAGGCAGCCGAGAGTGACATCATGAAGCGTCAGCCCAGGAACCCCACCAGGGACAAGCTGGTGAACGAGAGGCTCATCAGCATCGCCTACGGACAAATCG GTATGATCCAGGCTCTGGGAGGCTTCTTCTCCTACTTTGTGATCTTGGCTGAGAATGGATTCCTACCCTCAATTCTTGTGGGTATCAGGCTCAACTGGGATGACCGCGCTTGCAACGACCTGGAAGACAGTTATGGCCAGCAATGG aCATATGAACAGAGGAAGATCGTGGAGTTCACATGTCACACAGCCTTCTTCGTCAGTATCGTGGTGGTACAGTGGGCTGATGTCATTGTCTGCAAGACCAGGCGGAACTCTGTCTTCCAGCAGGGCATGAA GAACAAGATCCTGATATTTGGCCTGTTTGAGGAGACAGCTCTGGCTGCCTTCCTATCCTACACCCCAGGCATGGATGTGGCACTCAGGATGTTCCCCCTAAA gcccagctGGTGGTTCTGTGCGGTCCCCTACAGTGTCCTCATCTTTGTGTATGATGAGATCCGAAAACTGCTCATCCGTAGGAACCCAGGAG GTTGGGTGGAAAGGGAGACATACTATTGA
- the LOC124005438 gene encoding sodium/potassium-transporting ATPase subunit alpha-3-like isoform X2, with protein MGDKDGKSSPSKKNKKGKDMDELKKEVPITEHKMSIEECCRKFNTDIVQGLTNAKAAEFLIRDGPNCLTPPPTTPEWIKFCRQLFGGFSILLWTGAILCFLAYAIQAATEDEPAGDNLYLGIVLSVVVVVTGCFSYFQEAKSSKIMESFKNMVPQQALVIREGEKMTINAEEVVAGDLVEVKGGDRIPADLRIVSAHGCKVDNSSLTGESEPQSRSPDCTHDNPLETRNVAFFSTNCVEGTARGIVVCTGDRTVMGRIATLTSGLESGKTPIAKEIEHFIHLITGVAVFLGITFFILAVCLGYTWLEAVIFLIGIIVANVPEGLLATVTVCLTLTAKRMAKKNCLVKNLEAVETLGSTSTICSDKTGTLTQNRMTVAHMWFDNQIHEADTTEDQSGASFDKTSASWAALARVAALCNRAVFKAGQDQLPILKRDTAGDASESALLKCIELSCGSVKQIREKNKKVAEIPFNSTNKYQLSVHETEDPNDNRYLLVMKGAPERILDRCTTIIIQGKEQPMDEEMKESFQNAYMELGGLGERVLGFCHLLMPEDQYPKGFAFDCDDVNFTTEGLCFVGLMSMIDPPRAAVPDAVGKCRSAGIKVIMVTGDHPITAKAIAKGVGIISEGNETVEDIASRLNIPVSQVNPRDAKACVIHGTDLKELSQDQMDDILRNHTEIVFARTSPQQKLIIVEGCQRLGAIVAVTGDGVNDSPALKKADIGVAMGISGSDVSKQAADMILLDDNFASIVTGVEEGRLIFDNLKKSIAYTLTSNIPEITPFLLFIIVNIPLPLGTITILCIDLGTDMVPAISLAYEAAESDIMKRQPRNPTRDKLVNERLISIAYGQIGMIQALGGFFSYFVILAENGFLPSILVGIRLNWDDRACNDLEDSYGQQWTYEQRKIVEFTCHTAFFVSIVVVQWADVIVCKTRRNSVFQQGMKNKILIFGLFEETALAAFLSYTPGMDVALRMFPLKPSWWFCAVPYSVLIFVYDEIRKLLIRRNPGGWVERETYY; from the exons GATAAAGATGGCAAATCTTCTCCCAGCAAGAAGAACAAGAAGGGGAAGGACATGGATGAACTCAAGAAAGAAGTACCGATT ACGGAACACAAGATGTCCATAGAGGAGTGCTGCAGGAAGTTCAACACCGACATTGTCCAG GGTCTGACCAACGCCAAGGCGGCTGAGTTTCTGATCAGGGACGGTCCCAATTGCCTCACCCCTCCCCCGACCACCCCCGAGTGGATCAAGTTCTGTCGCCAGCTATTCGGTGGCTTCTCCATCCTGCTGTGGACCGGCGCCATCCTTTGTTTCCTGGCCTACGCCATCCAGGCCGCCACGGAGGACGAGCCGGCAGGAGACAAC ttgtACCTCGGTATCGTGCTCTCTGTAGTCGTCGTGGTCACCGGTTGTTTCTCCTACTTCCAGGAGGCCAAGAGCTCCAAAATCATGGAGTCCTTCAAGAACATGGTGCCCCAG CAAGCCTTGGTGATCCGTGAAGGCGAGAAGATGACGATCAACGCTGAGGAGGTGGTGGCAGGAGACCTGgtggaggtgaagggaggagacaggatcCCCGCCGACCTCAGAATCGTCTCTGCTCATGGCTGCAAG GTGGATAACTCCTCCCTGACTGGCGAATCAGAACCCCAGAGCAGGTCACCTGACTGTACCCATGACAACCCCCTGGAGACCCGCAATGTCGCTTTCTTCTCTACCAACTGCGTTGAAG gtacGGCGCGTGGCATCGTGGTGTGTACCGGCGACCGTACCGTTATGGGCCGTATCGCCACTCTCACCTCCGGGCTGGAGTCGGGCAAGACCCCCATCGCCAAGGAGATCGAGCACTTCATCCACCTGATCACAGGCGTGGCCGTGTTCCTGGGCATCACCTTCTTCATCCTGGCCGTCTGCCTGGGCTACACCTGGCTGGAGGCCGTCATCTTCCTCATCGGCATCATTGTGGCCAATGTCCCCGAGGGCTTGCTGGCTACTGTCACT gtgtgTCTGACTCTGACTGCCAAGCGTATGGCGAAGAAGAACTGCCTGGTCAAGAATCTGGAAGCTGTGGAGACCCTAGGCTCCACCTCCACCATCTGCTCCGACAAGACAGGCACCCTGACCCAGAACAGGATGACCGTGGCCCACATGTGGTTCGACAACCAAATCCACGAGGCTGACACCACAGAGGACCAGTCTG gtgccTCCTTTGACAAGACCTCAGCCTCATGGGCTGCCTTGGCTCGCGTCGCAGCTCTCTGCAACCGCGCCGTGTTCAAAGCCGGCCAGGACCAACTGCCCATCCTGAAGAGGGACACCGCTGGTGATGCCTCCGAGTCTGCCCTGCTCAAGTGTATCGAGCTGTCCTGTGGCTCTGTCAAACAAATAAGAGAGAAGAACAAGAAGGTGGCCGAGATCCCGTTCAACTCCACCAACAAGTACCAG CTGTCAGTTCACGAGACAGAGGATCCCAATGACAACCGCTACCTGCTAGTGATGAAGGGAGCCCCAGAGAGGATCCTGGACCGCTGCACCACGATCATCATCCAGGGCAAGGAGCAGCCCATGGACGAGGAGATGAAGGAATCCTTCCAGAACGCCTACATGGAGCTgggaggactgggagagagagtactcg GTTTCTGCCACCTGCTAATGCCAGAGGACCAGTACCCCAAGGGCTTTGCCTTCGACTGTGATGACGTTAACTTCACCACAGAGGGCCTGTGCTTCGTGGGCCTCATGTCCATGATTGACCCTCCCCGTGCCGCTGTGCCCGACGCTGTGGGCAAATGTCGTTCGGCTGGCATCAAAGTCATCATGGTGACAGGTGATCATCCAATCACTGCCAAGGCCATTGCTAAGGGCGTGGGCATCATCTCCGAGGGCAACGAGACAGTGGAGGACATCGCCTCTCGCCTCAATATCCCCGTCAGCCAGGTCAACCCAAG ggaTGCCAAGGCTTGTGTGATCCATGGTACAGACCTGAAGGAATTGTCTCAGGATCAAATGGATGACATCCTCAGAAACCACACTGAGATTGTCTTTGCCAGGACCTCCCCACAGCAGAAACTCATCATCGTAGAGGGCTGCCAGCgactg GGTGCCATCGTGGCTGTGACAGGTGACGGTGTGAACGACTCTCCTGCCCTGAAGAAGGCTGACATCGGCGTTGCCATGGGAATCTCCGGCTCTGACGTATCCAAGCAGGCCGCTGACATGATCCTGCTGGACGACAACTTTGCCTCCATCGTCACCGGAGTAGAAGAGG GTCGTCTGATCTTTGATAACCTGAAGAAGTCCATTGCATATACCCTGACCAGTAACATCCCTGAGATCAcacccttcctcctcttcatcatcgtCAACATCCCCCTACCCCTGGGTACCATCACCATCCTCTGTATCGACCTGGGAACTGACATg GTGCCCGCCATCTCCCTGGCCTATGAGGCAGCCGAGAGTGACATCATGAAGCGTCAGCCCAGGAACCCCACCAGGGACAAGCTGGTGAACGAGAGGCTCATCAGCATCGCCTACGGACAAATCG GTATGATCCAGGCTCTGGGAGGCTTCTTCTCCTACTTTGTGATCTTGGCTGAGAATGGATTCCTACCCTCAATTCTTGTGGGTATCAGGCTCAACTGGGATGACCGCGCTTGCAACGACCTGGAAGACAGTTATGGCCAGCAATGG aCATATGAACAGAGGAAGATCGTGGAGTTCACATGTCACACAGCCTTCTTCGTCAGTATCGTGGTGGTACAGTGGGCTGATGTCATTGTCTGCAAGACCAGGCGGAACTCTGTCTTCCAGCAGGGCATGAA GAACAAGATCCTGATATTTGGCCTGTTTGAGGAGACAGCTCTGGCTGCCTTCCTATCCTACACCCCAGGCATGGATGTGGCACTCAGGATGTTCCCCCTAAA gcccagctGGTGGTTCTGTGCGGTCCCCTACAGTGTCCTCATCTTTGTGTATGATGAGATCCGAAAACTGCTCATCCGTAGGAACCCAGGAG GTTGGGTGGAAAGGGAGACATACTATTGA
- the LOC124005827 gene encoding prenylated Rab acceptor protein 1-like isoform X3, which produces MKSGVPKGENCLVDMDSKAGDLFSAEPADAAGSGGVMGRLWLPKGLSPSVAKEWFDRRRASIRPWAGFVDHRKFTKPRNFGELCQRVVRNFDTYNSNYTFIFLGLILYCIISSPMLLIALAVFVGAFYIIHLKSLESKLVIFGKEVTGPHQLGLAGAVSFPVFWLAGAGAAVFWVLGATMFVIGSHAAFRELEGGSEMEELFMEPV; this is translated from the exons ATGAAATCTGGTGTCCCAAAGGGTGAGAACTGCCTTGTAGACATGGACTCCAAGGCAGGGGATCTCTTCAGCGCTGAACCAGCCGACGCTGCTGGATCCGGAGGTGTCATGGGAAG GCTGTGGCTGCCCAAAGGCCTCTCGCCCAGTGTGGCCAAGGAGTGGTTTGATCGTCGCCGTGCGTCCATCCGTCCCTGGGCTGGCTTCGTGGATCACAGGAAGTTCACCAAGCCCCGCAACTTTGGTGAACTGTGCCAGAGGGTGGTGCGCAACTTTGACACCTACAACAGCAACTACACCTTCATCTTCCTCGGCCTCATCCTCTACTGCAT tATCAGCTCTCCCATGCTGCTGATTGCTTTGGCAGTGTTTGTTGGTGCCTTCTACATCATCCACCTCAAGTCCCTGGAGTCTAAACTGGTCATCTTTG GAAAAGAGGTGACCGGACCTCACCAATTGGGTCTGGCTGGGGCGGTCTCTTTCCCTGTGTTCTGGTTGGCTGGTGCAGGAGCTGCAGTGTTTTGGGTCCTGG GCGCGACAATGTTTGTGATTGGCTCTCACGCTGCCTTCCGAGAGCTGGAGGGAGGATCGGAAATGGAGGAGCTCTTCATGGAGCCTGTGTGA
- the LOC124005827 gene encoding prenylated Rab acceptor protein 1-like isoform X2 has translation MKSGVPKGENCLVDMDSKAGDLFSAEPADAAGSGGVMGSLPLKELDGLWLPKGLSPSVAKEWFDRRRASIRPWAGFVDHRKFTKPRNFGELCQRVVRNFDTYNSNYTFIFLGLILYCIISSPMLLIALAVFVGAFYIIHLKSLESKLVIFGKEVTGPHQLGLAGAVSFPVFWLAGAGAAVFWVLGATMFVIGSHAAFRELEGGSEMEELFMEPV, from the exons ATGAAATCTGGTGTCCCAAAGGGTGAGAACTGCCTTGTAGACATGGACTCCAAGGCAGGGGATCTCTTCAGCGCTGAACCAGCCGACGCTGCTGGATCCGGAGGTGTCATGGGAAG CCTACCACTAAAGGAACTAGATGG GCTGTGGCTGCCCAAAGGCCTCTCGCCCAGTGTGGCCAAGGAGTGGTTTGATCGTCGCCGTGCGTCCATCCGTCCCTGGGCTGGCTTCGTGGATCACAGGAAGTTCACCAAGCCCCGCAACTTTGGTGAACTGTGCCAGAGGGTGGTGCGCAACTTTGACACCTACAACAGCAACTACACCTTCATCTTCCTCGGCCTCATCCTCTACTGCAT tATCAGCTCTCCCATGCTGCTGATTGCTTTGGCAGTGTTTGTTGGTGCCTTCTACATCATCCACCTCAAGTCCCTGGAGTCTAAACTGGTCATCTTTG GAAAAGAGGTGACCGGACCTCACCAATTGGGTCTGGCTGGGGCGGTCTCTTTCCCTGTGTTCTGGTTGGCTGGTGCAGGAGCTGCAGTGTTTTGGGTCCTGG GCGCGACAATGTTTGTGATTGGCTCTCACGCTGCCTTCCGAGAGCTGGAGGGAGGATCGGAAATGGAGGAGCTCTTCATGGAGCCTGTGTGA
- the LOC124005827 gene encoding prenylated Rab acceptor protein 1-like isoform X5, which produces MDSKAGDLFSAEPADAAGSGGVMGRLWLPKGLSPSVAKEWFDRRRASIRPWAGFVDHRKFTKPRNFGELCQRVVRNFDTYNSNYTFIFLGLILYCIISSPMLLIALAVFVGAFYIIHLKSLESKLVIFGKEVTGPHQLGLAGAVSFPVFWLAGAGAAVFWVLGATMFVIGSHAAFRELEGGSEMEELFMEPV; this is translated from the exons ATGGACTCCAAGGCAGGGGATCTCTTCAGCGCTGAACCAGCCGACGCTGCTGGATCCGGAGGTGTCATGGGAAG GCTGTGGCTGCCCAAAGGCCTCTCGCCCAGTGTGGCCAAGGAGTGGTTTGATCGTCGCCGTGCGTCCATCCGTCCCTGGGCTGGCTTCGTGGATCACAGGAAGTTCACCAAGCCCCGCAACTTTGGTGAACTGTGCCAGAGGGTGGTGCGCAACTTTGACACCTACAACAGCAACTACACCTTCATCTTCCTCGGCCTCATCCTCTACTGCAT tATCAGCTCTCCCATGCTGCTGATTGCTTTGGCAGTGTTTGTTGGTGCCTTCTACATCATCCACCTCAAGTCCCTGGAGTCTAAACTGGTCATCTTTG GAAAAGAGGTGACCGGACCTCACCAATTGGGTCTGGCTGGGGCGGTCTCTTTCCCTGTGTTCTGGTTGGCTGGTGCAGGAGCTGCAGTGTTTTGGGTCCTGG GCGCGACAATGTTTGTGATTGGCTCTCACGCTGCCTTCCGAGAGCTGGAGGGAGGATCGGAAATGGAGGAGCTCTTCATGGAGCCTGTGTGA
- the LOC124005827 gene encoding prenylated Rab acceptor protein 1-like isoform X4: protein MDSKAGDLFSAEPADAAGSGGVMGSLPPWLSALPHRLWLPKGLSPSVAKEWFDRRRASIRPWAGFVDHRKFTKPRNFGELCQRVVRNFDTYNSNYTFIFLGLILYCIISSPMLLIALAVFVGAFYIIHLKSLESKLVIFGKEVTGPHQLGLAGAVSFPVFWLAGAGAAVFWVLGATMFVIGSHAAFRELEGGSEMEELFMEPV from the exons ATGGACTCCAAGGCAGGGGATCTCTTCAGCGCTGAACCAGCCGACGCTGCTGGATCCGGAGGTGTCATGGGAAG TTTACCACCCTGGCTTTCTGCCTTGCCTCACAGGCTGTGGCTGCCCAAAGGCCTCTCGCCCAGTGTGGCCAAGGAGTGGTTTGATCGTCGCCGTGCGTCCATCCGTCCCTGGGCTGGCTTCGTGGATCACAGGAAGTTCACCAAGCCCCGCAACTTTGGTGAACTGTGCCAGAGGGTGGTGCGCAACTTTGACACCTACAACAGCAACTACACCTTCATCTTCCTCGGCCTCATCCTCTACTGCAT tATCAGCTCTCCCATGCTGCTGATTGCTTTGGCAGTGTTTGTTGGTGCCTTCTACATCATCCACCTCAAGTCCCTGGAGTCTAAACTGGTCATCTTTG GAAAAGAGGTGACCGGACCTCACCAATTGGGTCTGGCTGGGGCGGTCTCTTTCCCTGTGTTCTGGTTGGCTGGTGCAGGAGCTGCAGTGTTTTGGGTCCTGG GCGCGACAATGTTTGTGATTGGCTCTCACGCTGCCTTCCGAGAGCTGGAGGGAGGATCGGAAATGGAGGAGCTCTTCATGGAGCCTGTGTGA
- the LOC124005827 gene encoding prenylated Rab acceptor protein 1-like isoform X1, translating to MKSGVPKGENCLVDMDSKAGDLFSAEPADAAGSGGVMGSLPPWLSALPHRLWLPKGLSPSVAKEWFDRRRASIRPWAGFVDHRKFTKPRNFGELCQRVVRNFDTYNSNYTFIFLGLILYCIISSPMLLIALAVFVGAFYIIHLKSLESKLVIFGKEVTGPHQLGLAGAVSFPVFWLAGAGAAVFWVLGATMFVIGSHAAFRELEGGSEMEELFMEPV from the exons ATGAAATCTGGTGTCCCAAAGGGTGAGAACTGCCTTGTAGACATGGACTCCAAGGCAGGGGATCTCTTCAGCGCTGAACCAGCCGACGCTGCTGGATCCGGAGGTGTCATGGGAAG TTTACCACCCTGGCTTTCTGCCTTGCCTCACAGGCTGTGGCTGCCCAAAGGCCTCTCGCCCAGTGTGGCCAAGGAGTGGTTTGATCGTCGCCGTGCGTCCATCCGTCCCTGGGCTGGCTTCGTGGATCACAGGAAGTTCACCAAGCCCCGCAACTTTGGTGAACTGTGCCAGAGGGTGGTGCGCAACTTTGACACCTACAACAGCAACTACACCTTCATCTTCCTCGGCCTCATCCTCTACTGCAT tATCAGCTCTCCCATGCTGCTGATTGCTTTGGCAGTGTTTGTTGGTGCCTTCTACATCATCCACCTCAAGTCCCTGGAGTCTAAACTGGTCATCTTTG GAAAAGAGGTGACCGGACCTCACCAATTGGGTCTGGCTGGGGCGGTCTCTTTCCCTGTGTTCTGGTTGGCTGGTGCAGGAGCTGCAGTGTTTTGGGTCCTGG GCGCGACAATGTTTGTGATTGGCTCTCACGCTGCCTTCCGAGAGCTGGAGGGAGGATCGGAAATGGAGGAGCTCTTCATGGAGCCTGTGTGA
- the LOC124005828 gene encoding zinc finger and SCAN domain-containing protein 2-like — MSKIQLLRAFLNHRLTVAADEIFGAVEKTIAEYQEEVSRSKKENDRLQNILDIVIKPEIKLQRADLQQLTVLEEEVHPEQQPCVQDWRPSLGQEDSEPIWIKKEQEELKKQLQWLESDTREFIFDPFCVSDYDQDPTQSLQIQSEENRERDSQPNIVTGQIKTEPDGEDYRISEPTCSSAQSTNSEHVNGMESKGAQSLLKSHKPKTTKKEKRKQTYSSANGMKCTPCSCKVCGRSFRYKRPFFNHVQSHAHIEDKERVCGVCGKHLDSKENMKDHLQTHIVAEPEFCHVCGKTFTTKLRLKKHMRVHTGEKPYRCDDCGRCFSDAANLIGHKRTHTGEKPYCCQECGQGFTQSGHLVLHRRRHTGEKPYLCSVCGKSFSTRSNYTGHMRVHTGEKPYSCHDCSKCFSNTANLSAHRRIHTGEKPYCCDYCGKGFAQNGNLKMHMKTHRK, encoded by the exons ATGTCTAAAATACAGTTGTTGAGAGCGTTTCTCAACCATCGGCTAACTGTGGCTGCTGATGAGATATTCGGGGCAGTTGAAAAAACGATAGCTGAGTACCAGGAAGAGGTTTCCCGTTCGAAAAAGGAGAACGACCGTCTACAGAATATTCTTGACATTGTTATTAAACCTGAGATAAAGTTACAAAGAGCAG acctccAGCAGCTCACTGTATTGGAAGAGGAGGTTCACCCTGAGCAGCAGCCCTGTGTGCAGGATTGGAGACCTAGTCTTGGACAGGAAGACAGCGAGCCCATATGGATCAAAAAGGAGCAGGAGGAACTCAAAAAGCAACTTcagtggctggagtctgacaccaGAGAGTTCATATTTGATCCTTTCTGTGTAAGTGATTATGATCAGGACCCAACTCAGTCCTTGCAAATCCAAAGTGAGGAAAATAGGGAGAGAGATTCTCAACCAAACATTGTAACTGGACAGATCAAAACAGAACCTGACGGAGAGGACTACAGAATATCAGAACCAACCTGTTCTTCAGCTCAGAGTACAAATAGTGAACATGTCAATGGAATGGAAAGCAAAGGAGCGCAGTCTCTTTTAAAGTCACACAAACCAAAGaccacaaaaaaagaaaaaagaaaacaaacTTATAGCAGTGCAAATGGTATGAAATGTACTCCCTGTTCTTGTAAGGTTTGTGGCAGGTCTTTTCGGTACAAGCGTCCCTTTTTTAATCATGTGCAAAGTCATGCACATATAGAGGATAAAGAacgtgtctgtggtgtgtgtggaaAGCACTTAGATTCTAAAGAGAATATGAAAGATCACCTCCAAACTCACATCGTAGCTGAGCCTGAGTTTTGTCATGTCTGTGGTAAAACGTTCACCACGAAGCTTAGGCTGAAAAAGCACATGAgggttcacacaggagagaaaccatatcGCTGCGATGATTGTGGCAGGTGTTTCAGTGATGCCGCCAATTTGATCGGACACAAAAGGACTCACACGGGCGAGAAACCATATTGCTGCCAGGAATGTGGCCAAGGATTCACTCAAAGTGGACATCTGGTTTTGCACAGGAGGAGACATACTGGGGAGAAGCCatatctctgttctgtttgtgGCAAAAGTTTCAGCACCAGATCAAATTATACAGGACACATGAGAgttcacacaggggagaaaccgtACAGCTGCCATGATTGTAGCAAATGTTTCAGCAATACTGCTAATCTGAGTGCGCACAGGAGGATTCATACAGGGGAGAAACCATATTGTTGTGATTATTGTGGCAAAGGATTTGCTCAGAATGGAAATCTTAAAATGCACATGAAGACACATAGGAAATAA